From the genome of Miscanthus floridulus cultivar M001 chromosome 10, ASM1932011v1, whole genome shotgun sequence, one region includes:
- the LOC136489021 gene encoding nuclear transport factor 2-like has product MVYRFYRDNSRLARPSAVGGGGMDSVTTIEIQQLMLAWFVVFVWCGSSGDQQEDHGDGHVDREDGGRHTVDSHSTPGGGIIVLVKGRAIVTSPGGQSRAFSQSFILAPQVRGYFVLEDTLRYVGESCAAPGAVAV; this is encoded by the exons ATGGTCTACAGGTTCTACCGGGACAACAGCCGCCTTGCCCGCCCTTCCGCTGTCGGCGGCGGCGGAATGGACTCCGTCACCACAATTGAG ATTCAGCAGCTAATGTTGGCCTGGTTCGTTGTTTTTGTTTGGTGTGGTTCCTCAGGCGATCAACAAGAAGATCATGGAGATGGACATGTCGACCGTGAAGATGGAGGTCGACACACGGTGGACTCCCACTCGACGCCCGGCGGCGGCATCATCGTCCTCGTCAAGGGCCGCGCCATCGTCACCTCCCCCGGCGGCCAGTCCCGCGCCTTCTCCCAGTCCTTCATCCTCGCCCCACAGGTGCGTGGctacttcgtgctcgaggacacGCTCCGCTACGTCGGGGAGAGTTGCGCTGCCCCAGGTGCCGTGGCTGTGTGA